A single genomic interval of Coccidioides posadasii str. Silveira chromosome 1, complete sequence harbors:
- a CDS encoding uncharacterized protein (SECRETED:SignalP(1-19)~EggNog:ENOG410PI09~COG:O,P~MEROPS:MER0015691~BUSCO:3518at33183): MYVKTLSLLALSLPFTVEGCGKDHIQRRDFDLNHPYLTKRGRPHHPPRLTTHESILLNSFDSASIGGWSHYYTHGAHLAGKNRTMAQWTADKWAEYGLESSVVPYTVYLNYPESHSLSLSLANGTEWKASLEEAVLPEDDTSSYPNRIPTFHGYSASGEVTAEYVYVGRGQQVDFERLVELGVELEGKIAIARYGGPFRGLKVKNAQDYGMIGCVIFTDPGDDGNVTEANGYAAYPHGPARNPTSVQRGSVQFLSTYPGDPTTPGYPSKPDSPRQDKSSVVPKIPSLPISWLEAVPILAALDGHGVSGEEVGRPKWVGGLNVTYSTGPAPGTKLSLKNVMSDAITPIWNAVGIINGTSPDEVVVIGNHRDAWIVGGAADPNSGSAVMIELAKAFGELQKIGWKPKRTIVLCSWDAEEYGLLGSVEWVEEYLPWLKATTVAYLNVDIATSGPLPSFDATPQLHELGMDSMKKVPYSLKGSQGTSLYDVWKVVNGEIGVLGSGSDYTAFVHNGIASADIGAYGGPSDAIYHYHSNFDSYHWMVNFGDPGFKTHLAVGQFLGLMAYHLASDKVVPFDITNYPKQMNIYLDNLKALAKESNVKLKLSKLEFSIKAFSKAARLLTAAKKVARLTNDKRLLNMVNHKQRDFERAFVGQGGLPNREFYKHVIFAPGLDTGYAPTTFPGVTEALQFGGNQELAQEWVDKTTKAIFAAAKILTPIKW, translated from the exons ATGTATGTCAAGACACTTTCACTACTCGCTCTTTCATTGCCATTTACGGTGGAAGGATGTGGGAAGGACCACATCCAGCGAAGAGATTTTGATCTAAATCATCCGTATCTAACGAAACGCGGCCGACCGCACCATCCTCCTCGCCTGACGACGCATGAGTCTATCTTGCTTAACAGCTTTGACAGCGCTTCCATAGGCGGTTGGTCCCACTACTATACTCATGGAGCTCATTTGGCGGGCAAGAACCGCACCATGGCCCAATGGACCGCGGACAAGTGGGCTGAATACGGCTTGGAATCCTCGGTGGTGCCGTACACTGTCTACCTTAACTACCCAGAGTCACATTCCCTGTCACTTTCACTGGCAAATGGCACCGAGTGGAAGGCAAGCTTAGAGGAAGCAGTGCTGCCAGAAGACGATACTTCGAGTTATCCGAATCGCATTCCAACATTCCACGGCTACTCTGCCAGTGGAGAAGTAACAGCAGAATACGTATACGTTGGCCGTGGGCAACAGGTTGACTTTGAACGGCTAGTGGAATTGGGAGTTGAACTTGAGGGTAAAATTGCCATTGCCCGTTATGGTGGCCCCTTTAG AGGTCTTAAGGTTAAAAATGCCCAAGACTATGGGATGATTGGCTGTGTCATTTTCACAGATCCCGGTGACGATGGAAACGTGACTGAGGCAAACGGATATGCAGCCTATCCCCACGGCCCAGCTCGGAACCCTACATCTGTGCAACGAGGTTCTGTTCAATTCCTGTCCACTTACCCTGGAGATCCCACTACACCAGGCTATCCGTCAAAGCCCGATTCTCCTCGTCAAGACAAGAGCAGTGTTGTGCCCAAAATTCCGTCGCTTCCAATTTCATGGTTAGAGGCTGTTCCAATTCTTGCCGCCCTCGACGGCCATGGTGTCTCTGGAGAAGAGGTCGGCCGTCCTAAATGGGTTGGTGGTCTCAATGTTACCTACTCAACCGGACCCGCTCCGGGAACCAAGCTCTCACTGAAGAACGTCATGAGCGACGCCATCACTCCTATCTGGAATGCCGTCGGGATTATCAACGGAACGAGCCCCGATGAGGTTGTCGTCATTGGCAACCATCGCGatgcatggattgtgggagGCGCTGCGGATCCCAACTCCGGGTCGGCAGTTATGATTGAACTCGCAAAAGCCTTTGGTGAACTGCAAAAAATCGGATGGAAACCTAAGCGAACAAT CGTGCTGTGTTCTTGGGATGCTGAGGAGTATGGACTTCTTGGTTCTGTGGAATGGGTTGAAGAATAT CTTCCTTGGCTGAAAGCCACCACTGTGGCCTACCTTAATGTCGATATTGCGACATCTGGCCCACTTCCATCGTTTGATGCCACTCCTCAGCTGCACGAGCTAGGAATGGACTCGATGAAGAAAGTTCCTTACTCCCTCAAAGGTTCCCAGGGCACAAGCTTGTATGATGTTTGGAAAGTAGTCAATGGAGAAATTGGCGTCCTTGGAAGCGGCTCTGATTATACTGCTTTCGTTCACAATGGCATTGCATCC GCTGACATCGGTGCCTACGGTGGTCCAAGCGATGCCATATATCACTATCATTCGAACTTTGATTCGTACCACTGGATGGTCAACTTTGGCGACCCCGGATTCAAGACTCACCTTGCAGTGGGTCAGTTTTTGGGCCTGATGGCGTATCATTTGGCCAGCGACAAAGTCGTCCCCTTTGACATCACCAACTATCCCAAGCAGATGAACATTTATCTTGACAACCTGAAGGCCCTTGCAAAAGAATCAAATGTCAAACTTAAACTATCGAAACTTGAATTTTCCATCAAAGCATTCAGCAAGGCAGCGAGGCTCTTGACGGCCGCAAAGAAAGTGGCAAGGTTGACAAACGACAAGCGTCTGCTCAACATGGTCAACCATAAACAGAGGGACTTTGAGCGGGCCTTTGTAGGTCAAGGCGGTTTGcccaatagagaattctATAAACATGTAATTTTTGCTCCAGGCTTGGACACTGG CTATGCCCCAACTACATTCCCTGGGGTTACAGAGGCCCTGCAATTCGGCGGCAATCAAGAACTTGCGCAGGAATGGGTTGATAAGACTACAAAAGCTATCTTCGCCGCTGCGAAAATATTGACCCCTATAAAGTGGTAA
- a CDS encoding uncharacterized protein (EggNog:ENOG410PG0H~COG:T~BUSCO:1029at33183), giving the protein MDDATQPSTQPYTDPRRRGLNNSGLDQQDIADIICILHPGSIAAHTAVAATAKRSSQHILQQDDGLEYDTGDTFSVEPNRDIALRFSSEVKNLSSGFYFGRNTSRCDIVLSPDDSEKKISNTHFRIYLKPDGILMLEDISTNGTIVDDAQIRRDRKGGAPTTQMLVHGSIIQVIGNETSCGIKFIVRIPSRDEFQAQYNQNLVQYLNRIRQATKKPEGDQRRDVHDFIIPQQICNSHGMRWNGGSKYNVTGQIGKGAFATVYKLATKNDGALFACKELDKRRLMKNNVLDQKVDSEMRIMRDLEHPNIVRFHDYHDHENRWIYIIMEYVGGGELSSYLSQMGKLPEQMVKTVARQVLHALQYLHSKKITHRDIKPDNILISSIDPLRVKLSDFGLSKVVQEETFMKTFCGTLLYCAPEVYPEYEDYKRKEARKRRRLGDPLPKTSPYDQSVDMWSFGAVLFHILCGVPPYMGRGDDRGAQMLRNIMTTDADFNGLRREGVSEEGIDFISKLLNRDPKARPKESACFKHPWLVDVPDEFDYMDIDEADEEEVNSDLKAIAEVSEPESSEYERLDASGIDLNDVTHDPFEEESEVEDPPSSEPINIKRPRVTEKQDGSHHATPLLPARIPYPSLPNISSYDFGSSVHLESTPTGRRLFGEVTPSVLRNTGALDPDTAIPMDGPQFQREFGSVSRSDYPSSNGKSSSHGHSLHTTTPSNYLLSEMASRFGGSASSLMGAESLVGNLNMGSDGISTSPNSDNAPLEEEKNEMSSNGANGPGDGDDSDMENGSDDEEEQVGRHSRVHPILSPSQPIPNRGTNDNKGARSLRESSIRNGSVKQIGEFNDASWIDLACTIDERTGKEIRSSLGLDLSHGSHISHAIEHHSQLITKDMEDKGQNKNNFAKPPTVLGKLTPVLGSITDQTIFLNSRMTSWGRGAGNTIRYPDPMDTRIPTYALELTFWAPAIESRIGAGEDWTQMSDVVTIVSTKTSKRIWINDVELQSETPDGDAYLFGKVYTGDVITIYRSRDEFLRYRCEFFHGNSAQTRPADEDTFMIERTKKIRGDASSRAVTVSTVTGGYTESDF; this is encoded by the exons ATGGATGACGCGACTCAGCCTTCCACGCAACCATACACAGATCCTAGACGCAGGGGTCTCAATAACTCAGGGCTTGACCAACAAGACATCGCAGACATCATATGCATTCTACATCCCGGCTCTATCGCTGCCCACACTGCCGTGGCCGCCACTGCCAAGCGTTCTTCGCAACATATTCTGCAGCAGGACGATGGCCTCGAGTACGATACCGGTGACACCTTTTCCGTCGAACCAAACCGCGATATAGCTCTGAGGTTCTCCTCGGAAGTAAAAAATTTGAGCTCGGGTTTTTATTTTGGGCGAAACACGTCGCGTTGTGACATTGTTCTCTCACCGGATGACAGTGAGAAGAAAATATCCAACACTCACTTTCGGATCTACCTTAAACCCGATGGTATTCTGATGCTTGAGGACATCTCCACCAATGGTACAATTGTCGACGATGCACAAATTCGAAGGGACAGAAAAGGAGGAGCTCCAACGACGCAAATGCTCGTACACGGGTCGATAATTCAAGTCATCGGCAACGAAACATCTTGCGGAATCAAGTTCATCGTTCGCATTCCTTCCCGTGATGAGTTCCAGGCTCAATACAACCAGAACTTGGTTCAATACCTGAATAGGATCCGCCAAGCCACGAAGAAACCCGAAGGCGACCAGCGTCGAGATGTACACGATTTCATTATACCCCAGCAAATTTGCAATTCCCATGGCATGCGTTGGAATGGCGGCTCAAAGTACAATGTCACCGGACAAATAGGCAAAGGTGCGTTTGCTACTGTGTACAAATTAGCCACCAAGAACGATGGTGCACTCTTTGCCTGCAAAGAACTTGATAAGCGCCGCTTGATGAAGAACAATGTTTTGGATCAGAAAGTCGATAGCGAAATGAGGATCATGAGAGATCTCGAGCAT CCAAATATCGTTCGATTTCATGATTATCATGATCATGAAAATCGCTGGATCTACATTATCATGGAGTATGTCGGAGGAGGCGAACTGTCCTCTTATCTTTCTCAGATGGGTAAACTTCCCGAGCAAATGGTCAAAACCGTCGCCCGACAAGTTTTACACGCATTGCAATATCTCCACAGCAAGAAAATAACGCACCGTGATATCAAGCCAGATAACATCCTTATCTCCTCGATTGACCCACTGAGGGTTAAGCTGTCTGACTTTGGCCTATCCAAAGTCGTTCAAGAAGAAACGTTTATGAAGACCTTCTGTGGCACTCTGCTGTATTGTGCCCCCGAAGTGTATCCGGAATATGAGGATTATAAGCGAAAGGAAGCCCGAAAGCGACGACGACTTGGCGACCC GCTACCCAAGACATCACCATATGACCAATCAGTTGATATGTGGTCGTTTGGTGCCGTTTTGTTTCATATACTCTGCGGTGTTCCTCCATATATGGGACGGGGAGATGATAGAGGCGCCCAAATGCTACGGAACATTATGACAACCGATGCGGATTTCAACGGGTTGAGGAGAGAAGGCGTATCAGAAGAAGGAATAGACTTCATTTCGAAACTCCTTAACCGTGATCCGAAAGCTAGACCCAAGGAATCAGCATGTTTCAAACATCCGTGGCTTGTTGATGTCCCAGATGAATTCGATTACATGGATATAGATGAAGCggacgaagaagaagtcaACTCCGACTTGAAAGCTATAGCAGAAGTCAGTGAGCCGGAGTCAAGCGAATACGAACGGCTGGACGCTTCGGGCATTGATTTAAATGACGTGACGCACGATCCTTTCGAAGAAGAAAGTGAAGTTGAAGACCCACCGTCTTCAGAACCTATTAACATTAAAAGACCGAGAGTGACAGAAAAACAAGATGGAAGCCATCACGCGactcctcttcttcccgcAAGGATTCCATATCCGTCGCTCCCAAACATCTCCAGTTACGATTTTGGCTCCAGTGTTCACCTAGAATCTACACCAACAGGCCGACGCCTCTTCGGCGAAGTAACCCCCTCTGTATTGCGAAACACCGGAGCACTAGACCCCGATACCGCGATTCCCATGGATGGTCCCCAATTTCAACGGGAGTTTGGTAGCGTGTCGAGAAGTGACTATCCGTCATCCAACGGTAAGTCAAGTTCTCATGGACATAGTCTACACACTACAACCCCGTCCAACTATTTACTCTCGGAGATGGCATCTAGATTTGGAGGCTCAGCGTCGAGTCTAATGGGTGCCGAATCCCTCGTGGGTAACCTGAACATGGGCTCCGACGGTATATCTACTTCTCCCAATAGTGACAACGCACCCctagaggaagaaaagaacgAAATGTCATCTAATGGAGCGAATGGACCTGGAGATGGAGATGATTCTGACATGGAAAATGGTTCggacgatgaagaggaaCAGGTAGGCAGGCACAGTCGCGTACATCCCATTCTCTCGCCCAGCCAACCAATTCCGAACCGAGGTACCAATGACAACAAAGGAGCTCGCTCTTTACGTGAATCATCCATCCGAAATGGATCAGTTAAGCAGATTGGAGAATTCAATGATGCCTCCTGGATAGATCTCGCTTGTACGATTGATGAGCGCACAGGAAAGGAAATCCGTTCGTCGTTAGGGCTCGACTTAAGTCATGGGTCCCATATCTCGCATGCCATAGAGCATCACTCCCAGTTAATTACCAAGGACATGGAAGACAAAGGCCAGAATAAAAACAATTTCGCAAAACCTCCCACCGTTCTAGGCAAATTGACGCCCGTCCTGGGCTCCATTACCGATCAAACCATTTTCCTCAACTCTCGCATGACGTCTTGGGGCCGTGGTGCCGGTAACACCATTCGATACCCCGACCCGATGGATACGCGTATCCCAACGTACGCATTGGAATTGACATTCTGGGCACCTGCGATTGAGTCACGTATTGGCGCAGGTGAGGACTGGACTCAGATGTCAGATGTTGTTACAATCGTATCCACCAAGACGAGCAAGCGTATCTGGATCAACGATGTGGAGTTGCAGAGTGAAACCCCAGATGGGGATGCCTATCTTTTTGGAAAGGTGTATACTGGCGATGTCATCACAATCTATCGTAGTCGAGATGAGTTTCTGCGGTACCGTTGTGAGTTTTTTCATGGGAACAGCGCCCAAACACGGCCAGCGGACGAAGATACATTCATGATCGAGCGGACGAAGAAAATTAGAGGTGATGCCTCTTCGAGAGCTGTGACCGTATCCACCGTCACTGGAGGATACACGGAGAGTGATTTTTAA
- a CDS encoding uncharacterized protein (antiSMASH:Cluster_1.6~EggNog:ENOG410PGQW~COG:E) translates to MRNGLIAAGRFPKSISHLGLHIPRSSIRPSLCRRPFSISQTRLDSCLRSGISWQSPGDAAFDFRSDVVTKPTLSMLEGIANTSLFDDDFMEDRTTNSLQEYIAKLTGKEDALLVMSGTMGNQVALRTHLTQPPYGVLCDHRAHIIHYEAGGVTTWTGAYLKGIVPKNGRYLVLEDIQKHAVLDDDFRGCPTRVISLENTLDGMIMPLPETERICEWARSHGLKVHLDGARLWEAVAAGAGNLPSYANLFDSVSLCFSKGLGAPIGSILAGSDEFIKKARQFRKSIGGGTRQSGIIAAAARVAVEETFGSGPCGEGGKLRASHTNAKRIADMWVRKGGKLVSPTETNMVWLDLAASEVSCNAWEELGQREGLQLMGNRLVVHYQISDAAIEKLDRVMNAALTQTEVGSSATGDNTQKRYGQR, encoded by the exons ATGCGAAATGGGTTAATCGCGGCGGGGCGATTCCCGAAGTCGATCTCCCACCTCGGTTTACATATCCCAAGGTCTTCTATACGACCTAGCTTGTGTAGGCGACCATTCAGCATATCTCAGACCCGGCTGGACTCATGTTTGCGATCGGGGATTTCGTGGCAATCTCCCGGCGATGCTGCATTCGATTTTCGAA GCGATGTGGTGACAAAGCCGACACTTTCAATGCTGGAGGGCATTGCTAACACATCCCTTTTTGATGATGACTTCATGGAAGATCGCACTACAAACTCTTTGCAGGAATATATAGCTAAGCTTACCGGCAAGGAAGACGCTCTACTGGTGATGTCTGGAACAATGGGAAACCAGGTTGCCCTTAGAACGCATCTCACTCAGCCCCCATACGGGGTGCTCTGCGACCACCGGGCGCACATCATCCATTACGAAGCGGGCGGAGTGACGACGTGGACTGGTGCGTATCTAAAGGGCATTGTGCCGAAAAATGGAAGGTATCTTGTGCTTGAAGACATCCAAAAACACGCTGTTTTGGATGACGATTTCCGCGGATGTCCCACTCGCGTTATAAGCCTGGAGAATACATTGGATGGCATGATAATGCCACTACCTGAAACAGAGAGAATCTGCGAGTGGGCCCGTAGCCACGGCTTGAAAGTGCACCTTGATGGTGCCAGGTTATGGGAGGCAGTTGCTGCTGGGGCGGGCAATTTGCCTAGCTACGCTAACCTATTTGACAGCGTGAGCCTGTGCTTCTCGAAGGGCCTTGGAGCGCCGATTGGCAGTATTCTCGCCGGGTCAGACGAGTTCATTAAAAAGGCTCGTCAATTCCGAAAATCTATTGGTGGTGGGACCCGACAGTCCGGTATTATCGCGGCAGCCGCGCGAGTCGCTGTCGAAGAAACATTTGGCAGTGGCCCGTGCGGCGAGGGCGGCAAGCTCCGAGCCAGCCATACAAATGCGAAACGAATTGCTGATATGTGGGTTCGCAAAGGAGGTAAACTTGTAAGCCCAACAGAGACGAATATGGTATGGCTTGACCTGGCTGCTAGTGAAGTCTCATGCAACGCGTGGGAGGAGCTGGGCCAGAGAGAAGGTTTGCAGCTGATGGGAAATCGGCTGGTGGTGCACTATC AAATCAGCGACGCTGCGATTGAAAAGCTGGACCGGGTGATGAATGCAGCTTTGACACAGACGGAGGTTGGTTCCAGCGCCACGGGTGACAATACGCAGAAGCGATATGGCCAACGATGA